A region of Vicia villosa cultivar HV-30 ecotype Madison, WI unplaced genomic scaffold, Vvil1.0 ctg.000029F_1_1_1, whole genome shotgun sequence DNA encodes the following proteins:
- the LOC131622294 gene encoding ammonium transporter 1 member 4-like: protein MASFTCSASDLHALLGTNSNSTAAAEYICNNFNAVANKFIDTSYAIDNTYLLFSAYLVFAMQLGFAMLCAGSVRAKNTMNIMLTNVLDAATGGIFFYIFGFALAYGTPSNGFIGKHFFGLSDFPSQSFDYGFFLYQWAFAIAAAGITSGSIAERTQFVSYLIYSSFLTGLVYPIVAHWFWSSDGWGSPVRSENLLFGSGVIDFAGCGVVHLVGAVAGFWGAFIEGPRIGRFDHEGRVVSMRGHSGTLVVMGTFLLWFGWYGFNPGSFLTILKTYGESGNSYGQWSAIGRTAVTTTLAGCTAALTTLFGKRMQTGHWNVTDVCNGLLGGFAAITAGCSVVDPWAAVICGFVAAWVLIGCNLLADRFHYDDPLEAAQLHGGCGTWGIIFTALFAKKQYVMEVYGGAADRPYGLFLGGGGRLLGAHCVQIVAIVVWVSVTMGTLFFILHKMKLLRTSAEEEMAGLDLTSHGGVAYEYHDEVELHSKKQRAFEM, encoded by the coding sequence ATGGCTTCATTCACTTGCTCCGCCTCCGACCTCCACGCTCTCCTCGGAACCAACTCAAACTCCACCGCCGCCGCAGAGTACATCTGCAACAACTTTAACGCCGTTGCAAACAAATTCATAGACACCTCCTACGCCATCGACAACACCTACCTTCTCTTCTCCGCTTACCTAGTTTTCGCCATGCAACTCGGTTTCGCTATGCTCTGCGCTGGTTCCGTTCGTGCCAAAAACACCATGAACATTATGTTAACAAACGTTCTAGATGCCGCTACCGGTGGTATCTTTTTCTATATTTTCGGTTTTGCCCTAGCTTACGGTACACCGTCAAACGGTTTCATCGGTAAACATTTCTTTGGTTTAAGCGATTTTCCTTCTCAGTCTTTTGATTACGGGTTCTTTCTGTATCAATGGGCTTTCGCAATCGCTGCAGCGGGAATCACGAGTGGTTCTATAGCGGAAAGAACACAGTTTGTTTCTTATTTGATCTATTCATCTTTTCTAACCGGTTTGGTTTATCCAATTGTTGCTCATTGGTTTTGGTCTAGTGATGGTTGGGGTAGTCCTGTTAGATCTGAGAATCTCTTGTTTGGTTCCGGTGTCATCGATTTCGCTGGTTGCGGCGTTGTTCATTTGGTTGGTGCTGTTGCTGGATTTTGGGGTGCTTTCATTGAAGGACCAAGAATAGGTAGATTTGATCATGAAGGTAGGGTTGTTTCCATGAGAGGACATAGCGGTACTTTAGTTGTTATGGGAACGTTTTTGCTATGGTTTGGTTGGTACGGTTTTAACCCTGGTTCTTTTCTCACCATCTTGAAAACCTATGGAGAAAGTGGTAATTCATATGGTCAGTGGAGTGCTATAGGAAGAACAGCAGTGACAACAACGTTAGCTGGATGCACTGCAGCATTGACTACGTTGTTTGGTAAACGCATGCAAACCGGTCATTGGAATGTTACTGATGTATGTAACGGTCTTCTCGGTGGTTTTGCTGCTATAACAGCAGGTTGTTCTGTGGTTGATCCATGGGCTGCTGTTATCTGTGGATTTGTTGCTGCATGGGTTTTGATTGGATGCAATTTGTTGGCTGATAGGTTTCATTACGATGATCCTCTTGAAGCCGCTCAGCTTCACGGCGGTTGTGGAACATGGGGGATTATTTTCACTGCTTTGTTTGCTAAGAAACAGTATGTTATGGAAGTTTACGGCGGTGCGGCGGATAGGCCTTATGGTTTGTTTTTGGGAGGGGGTGGAAGGTTGTTGGGGGCACATTGTGTGCAGATTGTGGCTATTGTGGTTTGGGTTAGTGTTACTATGGGGACACTGTTTTTTATTCTTCATAAGATGAAATTGCTTAGGACTTCAgctgaggaagaaatggctggtTTGGATTTAACTAGCCATGGTGGAGTGGCTTATGAGTATCATGATGAGGTTGAATTACATTCCAAGAAACAACGTGCGTTTGAGATGTGA
- the LOC131622322 gene encoding two-component response regulator 24-like — MKDQEKGKGLMEPQNSATELRALIVDDDKLVRMIHQGLLKRAGVKNEAVKNGKEAIDIHCSGQSYDIIFMDKDMPIMNGIEATKKLRSMGIESMIVGASSCNRDAEKQEFIEAGLNDYQVKPLTLEALKSILDVVKASK; from the exons atgaaagatcaagagaaagggaAAGGGCTCATGGAACCTCAAAACTCAGCTACTGAATTAAGAGCGCTTATTGTAGATGATGATAAGCTTGTTAGAATGATTCATCAAGGTCTATTGAAAAGAGCTGGTGTGAAAAATGAAGCAGTAAAGAATGGTAAAGAAGCCATAGATATTCATTGTAGTGGTCAAAGTTATGACATTATTTTCATGGACAAAGATATGCCTATCATGAATGGGATTGAG GCAACCAAGAAACTACGATCAATGGGTATTGAAAGCATGATTGTTGGTGCGTCATCATGCAATAGAGATGCAGAAAAACAAGAATTTATTGAGGCAGGGCTAAATGACTATCAAGTGAAACCGTTGACCCTTGAGGCGCTTAAGTCGATTCTCGATGTGGTAAAAGCTAGCAAGTAG
- the LOC131622297 gene encoding uncharacterized protein LOC131622297 isoform X1 has product MSNEHEIGVENMDAKEEGEPNEDRPTSPMWVLQQISEGAFRVAGEALQNMYSGGGSNVPQVGPSVAHRRSQSELVTKDFQRSNSFQKLKAHVHKAWWGGKSREEGLLASFNPEVMANQKRQWYQLHPKSMDCMNYKEPTSLFEHFVVVGLHPDANLEVVEHAFARRKKWERETENDESLDYRIPQQQRPPEPTLEPQILFKYPSTKRMTVRLKDLASFCFPGGVRAGLLERTPSLSELNELVYGQQHLGRDDLSFIFTLKAADSTTLYGVCLHVPEIVQRPPGILGTSSPSSFPSGLCSRFLVSAPRCYCLLTKIPFFELHFEMLNSLIAQERLNRITQFVNEITLSGCIPSTPKLDDQLSSSTNSPERQSFSDWMACAIPLEGAAVITAAAAGLISDDEIPQLSPKIWDSRCQSPVSVTASDASDFCQYKDIDKDGKKNLQDHDTCAFEGQEVHDSVERMHGNCEGGQVSSSVGTPVSPQGRTLERLGSSESLFSPVRSIVSEDDDPPFSNNEIDNGDELLMEWAMEHKNDLLQIVCRYHAQAIPPRGSEFVFHPLEHLQAIQYIRHSVASLGFKENCLDCSEPTEVIAKLAAAEEALSLSVWTTSTTCRVLSLDSLLALVTGVLLEKQVVIVCPNLGVLSAVVLSLIPMIRPFQWQSLLLPVLPAKMIDFLDAPVPYIVGIQHKPDDLYIKTSNLVEVDVLENQVKMCHLPRLPRQRDLVSQLTPIHARLSSESAIAKKHPIHRCNEIQAEIATQFLNVVWHYLESLCSNLKSHTITSVQSNHDRVSLLLKDTFIDSFPLRDQPFIKLFVDTQLFTVLSDSYLSSFESGKS; this is encoded by the exons ATGAGCAATGAGCATGAGATAGGTGTAGAAAACATGGATGCAAAAGAAGAAGGAGAACCTAATGAGGATAGACCCACATCTCCAATGTGGGTTCTACAACAGATATCTGAAGGAGCCTTTAGAGTTGCTGGGGAAGCATTGCAAAATATGTATTCTGGTGGCGGATCAAACGTGCCTCAAGTAGGGCCTAGTGTTGCACATAGGAGAAGCCAGAGTGAACTTGTGACTAAAGATTTTCAACGTAGTAATAGTTTTCAGAAGTTAAAAGCTCATGTGCATAAGGCATGGTGGGGAGGAAAATCGAGGGAAGAAGGTTTACTAGCGAGTTTCAATCCCGAGGTCATGGCGAACCAGAAACGTCAGTGGTATCAGCTTCATCCCAAATCTATG GATTGTATGAATTATAAGGAGCCAACCTCGCTCTTTGAACATTTTGTGGTTGTGGGACTGCATCCAGATGCTAATTTGGAAGTCGTGGAGCACGCATTTGCAAGAAGGAAGAAATGGGAAAGAGAGACGGAAAACGATGAAAGTCTAGATTACAGAATACCGCAGCAACAAAGGCCGCCAGAACCAACTTTGGAACCTCAG ATATTGTTCAAATATCCTTCTACGAAGAGGATGACAGTGCGTTTGAAAGATTTAGCCTCCTTTTGCTTTCCTGGAGGTGTTAGG GCAGGGTTGTTGGAGAGGACTCCATCTCTAAGTGAGCTAAACGAGCTAGTCTATGGACAG CAGCATTTGGGAAGAGATGATCTATCGTTTATCTTTACACTCAAG GCAGCAGACAGTACAACACTTTATGGAGTTTGCTTACATGTGCCTGAAATTGTTCAGAGGCCCCCTGGTATTTTAGGCacatcttctccttcttcttttccCTCTGGGTTATGCAGCCGTTTTCTGGTTTCCGCACCTCGCTGTTACTGTCTTCTGACTAAAATTCCTTTCTTTGAGTTACACTTTGAGATGTTAAACAG TCTTATTGCACAGGAGCGTCTGAACCGGATTACTCAGTTTGTAAATGAGATTACTCTCTCTGGTTGCATTCCATCGACGCCCAAACTAGATGACCAATTGAGTTCATCTACTAACTCCCCAGAGAGGCAGTCGTTTAGTGACTGGATGGCTTGTGCAATACCTCTTGAGGGTGCAGCAGTCATTACCGCTGCTGCTGCTGGACTCATATCTGATGATGAAATCCCACAATTATCACCCAAAATATGGGATTCTCGCTGTCAATCCCCTGTTAGTGTGACTGCTAGTGATGCCTCAGATTTTTGTCAGTATAAGGATATAGATAAAGATGGCAAGAAGAATCTGCAAGATCATGATACATGTGCTTTTGAGGGACAAGAAGTTCATGATTCTGTGGAAAGAATGCATGGAAATTGTGAAGGTGGCCAAGTTTCTTCCAGTGTTGGAACACCTGTATCTCCTCAGGGTCGCACCTTGGAGCGTCTTGGAAGTTCTGAGTCACTTTTCAG TCCAGTTAGAAGCATTGTGTCCGAAGATGATGATCCTCCTTTTTCAAACAATGAAATCGATAACGGAGATGAGTTGTTGATGGAATGGGCTATG GAGCATAAGAATGATTTACTACAGATAGTGTGCAGATATCATGCTCAAGCTATTCCACCTCGAGGAAGTGAATTTGTCTTCCACCCTCTTGAACATTTACAAGCTATTCAATATATACGACATTCAGTTGCTTCTCTTGGCTTCAAAGAAAATTGTTTAGATTGTTCTGAACCAACTGAG GTCATTGCAAAGTTGGCAGCTGCTGAGGAAGCCCTTTCATTATCAGTATGGACAACTTCAACTACTTGTCGAGTTCTATCCCTTGATAGT TTGCTGGCATTAGTTACGGGAGTGTTATTGGAAAAACAGGTTGTAATAGTGTGCCCAAATTTG GGTGTTCTATCTGCAGTAGTGCTTTCTCTTATACCCATGATTCGTCCATTTCAGTGGCAGAGTTTACTGCTTCCG GTTTTGCCAGCTAaaatgattgattttcttgacgCCCCAGTTCCATATATT GTTGGCATACAACATAAACCAGATGATTTGTATATTAAAACAAGTAATCTTGTTGAAGTAGACGTACTGGAAAATCAG GTTAAAATGTGTCATTTGCCTAGACTTCCACGGCAAAGGGATCTTGTTTCTCAGTTGACTCCAATTCATGCCAGACTTTCAAGTGAAAGTGCAATTGCTAAAAAGCATCCTATACATAGGTGCAACGAAATCCAG GCCGAAATTGCAACTCAGTTTTT
- the LOC131622321 gene encoding uncharacterized protein LOC131622321, whose product MEEDGEIYDGARAEFPLSFGKQSKSQTPLETIHNATRRSVPNSKTANDFPSISSSSKQWLQSVRSSKNPTLPPPPPSPPLHDDSPLVGPPPPPPHNDDDEEDDGDMIGPPPPPPGSNLDDSDSDEESHQDLLGNRFRIPLSNEIVLKGHTKVVSALAVDHSGSRVLSGSYDYMVRMYDFQGMSSRLQSFRQLEPSEGHQIRNLSWSPTADRFLCVTGSAQAKIYDRDGLTLGEFIKGDMYIRDLKNTKGHITGLTCGEWHPKNKETILTSSEDGSLRIWDVNDFTSQKQVIKPKLARPGRVPVTTCAWDHDGKCIGGGIGDGSIQIWSIKPGWGSRPDIYIEKCHEDDITGLKFSTDGRILLSRSSDDSLKVWDLRKTKEALKVFKELPNHYGQTNVDFSPDEQLFFTGTSLERDSSTGGLLCFFDRVNLELVSKVGISPTSSVVQCSWHPKLNQIFATVGDKSQGGTHILYDPTISERGALVCVARAPRKKSIDDFEANPVIHNPHALPLFRDQPSRKRQREKVLKDPLKSHKPELPMTGPGFGGRVGTSQGSLLTQYLLKKGGLIKETWMDEDPREAILKYADVAAKEPKFIAPAYAETQPEPLFAKSDSEDEDK is encoded by the exons ATGGAGGAGGACGGTGAGATATACGACGGTGCAAGGGCTGAATTCCCGCTTTCCTTCGGAAAACAATCCAAATCTCAAACTCCTCTCGAAACCATTCACAACGCCACTCGTCGTTCCGTTCCCAATTCCAAAACCGCCAACGATTTTCCTTCCATCTCTTCCTCTTCCAAACAATGGCTTCAATCCGTTCGTTCTTCCAAAAACCCTACCCTTCCTCCTCCGCCACCTTCTCCTCCCCTTCACGACGATTCTCCACTCGTCGGACCCCCTCCACCGCCACCACATAATGACGACGACGAGGAGGATGACGGTGACATGATTGGCCCGCCTCCACCGCCACCTGGTTCTAATCTGGACGATTCCGACTCCGACGAGGAATCTCATCAAGACCTTCTCGGAAACCGGTTTCGTATTCCGCTTAGCAACGAGATTGTACTCAAAGGCCATACAAAG GTTGTATCAGCTCTTGCTGTGGATCACTCGGGATCCCGGGTACTATCTGGAAGCTACGACTATATGGTTCGAATGTATGACTTTCAAGGAATGAGTTCCCGTTTGCAATCCTTTCGACAACTCGAGCCGTCTGAAGGGCATCAAATTCGTAATTTAAGCTGGAGTCCAACTGCAGACCGTTTTCTGTGTGTCACCGGTTCGGCTCAAGCTAAG ATTTATGATCGTGACGGCCTCACTTTGGGCGAGTTTATAAAGGGAGACATGTATATTCGTGATCTAAAGAATACCAAGGGTCATATAACTGGGTTGACATGTGGAGAGTGGCACCCAAAAAATAAGGAGACTATTTTAACATCATCAGAGGATGGGTCGCTACGCATATGGGATGTGAATGACTTCACAAGTCAGAAGCAG GTCATTAAGCCAAAGCTTGCGAGACCTGGAAGAGTTCCTGTCACCACATGCGCATGGGATCATGATGGTAAATGCATCGGTGGTGGTATAGGAGATGGTTCTATACAG ATTTGGAGTATTAAACCTGGATGGGGAAGTAGGCCggatatatatattgaaaaatgTCACGAGGATGATATTACTGGTCTGAAATTTTCTACTGATGGGAGAATCTTATTGTCAAGGAGCTCTGATGATTCATTGAAG GTTTGGGATCTGCGCAAAACAAAAGAAGCATTGAAGGTATTTAAAGAACTGCCAAATCACTACGGACAAACAAATGTTGACTTCAGTCCTGATGAGCAACTATTTTTTACTGGAACATCTTTAGAAAGGGATAGCTCAACAGGAGGTTTATTATGCTTCTTTGATAGAGTAAATCTTGAACTTGTTTCAAAAGTTGGCATATCCCCCACTTCCAGTGTTGTTCAGTGTTCTTGGCATCCTAAACTGAATCAG ATCTTCGCAACTGTTGGCGATAAAAGCCAAGGAGGGACTCACATACTATATGATCCAACCATCAGTGAGAGAGGAGCTCTTGTTTGTGTTGCTCGTGCACCAAGGAAAAAATCAATTGACGACTTTGAGGCAAATCCTGTTATTCACAATCCTCATGCTTTACCTCTATTTAGAGATCAGCCAAGCCGCAAGCGTCAGCGAGAGAAGGTATTAAAAGATCCATTGAAGTCACATAAGCCTGAACTACCCATGACAGGACCTGGCTTTGGTGGACGAGTTGGTACAAGTCAAGGAAGCTTACTGACCCAGTATCTTCTAAAG AAAGGGGGTTTGATTAAGGAGACATGGATGGATGAAGATCCAAGGGAAGCTATCCTAAAATATGCTGATGTTGCAGCAAAGGAACCAAAGTTCATTGCTCCAGCGTATGCCGAAACTCAACCGGAGCCATTGTTTGCGAAGTCAGATTCTGAGGATGAAGATAAATGA
- the LOC131622297 gene encoding uncharacterized protein LOC131622297 isoform X2 encodes MSNEHEIGVENMDAKEEGEPNEDRPTSPMWVLQQISEGAFRVAGEALQNMYSGGGSNVPQVGPSVAHRRSQSELVTKDFQRSNSFQKLKAHVHKAWWGGKSREEGLLASFNPEVMANQKRQWYQLHPKSMDCMNYKEPTSLFEHFVVVGLHPDANLEVVEHAFARRKKWERETENDESLDYRIPQQQRPPEPTLEPQILFKYPSTKRMTVRLKDLASFCFPGGVRAGLLERTPSLSELNELVYGQHLGRDDLSFIFTLKAADSTTLYGVCLHVPEIVQRPPGILGTSSPSSFPSGLCSRFLVSAPRCYCLLTKIPFFELHFEMLNSLIAQERLNRITQFVNEITLSGCIPSTPKLDDQLSSSTNSPERQSFSDWMACAIPLEGAAVITAAAAGLISDDEIPQLSPKIWDSRCQSPVSVTASDASDFCQYKDIDKDGKKNLQDHDTCAFEGQEVHDSVERMHGNCEGGQVSSSVGTPVSPQGRTLERLGSSESLFSPVRSIVSEDDDPPFSNNEIDNGDELLMEWAMEHKNDLLQIVCRYHAQAIPPRGSEFVFHPLEHLQAIQYIRHSVASLGFKENCLDCSEPTEVIAKLAAAEEALSLSVWTTSTTCRVLSLDSLLALVTGVLLEKQVVIVCPNLGVLSAVVLSLIPMIRPFQWQSLLLPVLPAKMIDFLDAPVPYIVGIQHKPDDLYIKTSNLVEVDVLENQVKMCHLPRLPRQRDLVSQLTPIHARLSSESAIAKKHPIHRCNEIQAEIATQFLNVVWHYLESLCSNLKSHTITSVQSNHDRVSLLLKDTFIDSFPLRDQPFIKLFVDTQLFTVLSDSYLSSFESGKS; translated from the exons ATGAGCAATGAGCATGAGATAGGTGTAGAAAACATGGATGCAAAAGAAGAAGGAGAACCTAATGAGGATAGACCCACATCTCCAATGTGGGTTCTACAACAGATATCTGAAGGAGCCTTTAGAGTTGCTGGGGAAGCATTGCAAAATATGTATTCTGGTGGCGGATCAAACGTGCCTCAAGTAGGGCCTAGTGTTGCACATAGGAGAAGCCAGAGTGAACTTGTGACTAAAGATTTTCAACGTAGTAATAGTTTTCAGAAGTTAAAAGCTCATGTGCATAAGGCATGGTGGGGAGGAAAATCGAGGGAAGAAGGTTTACTAGCGAGTTTCAATCCCGAGGTCATGGCGAACCAGAAACGTCAGTGGTATCAGCTTCATCCCAAATCTATG GATTGTATGAATTATAAGGAGCCAACCTCGCTCTTTGAACATTTTGTGGTTGTGGGACTGCATCCAGATGCTAATTTGGAAGTCGTGGAGCACGCATTTGCAAGAAGGAAGAAATGGGAAAGAGAGACGGAAAACGATGAAAGTCTAGATTACAGAATACCGCAGCAACAAAGGCCGCCAGAACCAACTTTGGAACCTCAG ATATTGTTCAAATATCCTTCTACGAAGAGGATGACAGTGCGTTTGAAAGATTTAGCCTCCTTTTGCTTTCCTGGAGGTGTTAGG GCAGGGTTGTTGGAGAGGACTCCATCTCTAAGTGAGCTAAACGAGCTAGTCTATGGACAG CATTTGGGAAGAGATGATCTATCGTTTATCTTTACACTCAAG GCAGCAGACAGTACAACACTTTATGGAGTTTGCTTACATGTGCCTGAAATTGTTCAGAGGCCCCCTGGTATTTTAGGCacatcttctccttcttcttttccCTCTGGGTTATGCAGCCGTTTTCTGGTTTCCGCACCTCGCTGTTACTGTCTTCTGACTAAAATTCCTTTCTTTGAGTTACACTTTGAGATGTTAAACAG TCTTATTGCACAGGAGCGTCTGAACCGGATTACTCAGTTTGTAAATGAGATTACTCTCTCTGGTTGCATTCCATCGACGCCCAAACTAGATGACCAATTGAGTTCATCTACTAACTCCCCAGAGAGGCAGTCGTTTAGTGACTGGATGGCTTGTGCAATACCTCTTGAGGGTGCAGCAGTCATTACCGCTGCTGCTGCTGGACTCATATCTGATGATGAAATCCCACAATTATCACCCAAAATATGGGATTCTCGCTGTCAATCCCCTGTTAGTGTGACTGCTAGTGATGCCTCAGATTTTTGTCAGTATAAGGATATAGATAAAGATGGCAAGAAGAATCTGCAAGATCATGATACATGTGCTTTTGAGGGACAAGAAGTTCATGATTCTGTGGAAAGAATGCATGGAAATTGTGAAGGTGGCCAAGTTTCTTCCAGTGTTGGAACACCTGTATCTCCTCAGGGTCGCACCTTGGAGCGTCTTGGAAGTTCTGAGTCACTTTTCAG TCCAGTTAGAAGCATTGTGTCCGAAGATGATGATCCTCCTTTTTCAAACAATGAAATCGATAACGGAGATGAGTTGTTGATGGAATGGGCTATG GAGCATAAGAATGATTTACTACAGATAGTGTGCAGATATCATGCTCAAGCTATTCCACCTCGAGGAAGTGAATTTGTCTTCCACCCTCTTGAACATTTACAAGCTATTCAATATATACGACATTCAGTTGCTTCTCTTGGCTTCAAAGAAAATTGTTTAGATTGTTCTGAACCAACTGAG GTCATTGCAAAGTTGGCAGCTGCTGAGGAAGCCCTTTCATTATCAGTATGGACAACTTCAACTACTTGTCGAGTTCTATCCCTTGATAGT TTGCTGGCATTAGTTACGGGAGTGTTATTGGAAAAACAGGTTGTAATAGTGTGCCCAAATTTG GGTGTTCTATCTGCAGTAGTGCTTTCTCTTATACCCATGATTCGTCCATTTCAGTGGCAGAGTTTACTGCTTCCG GTTTTGCCAGCTAaaatgattgattttcttgacgCCCCAGTTCCATATATT GTTGGCATACAACATAAACCAGATGATTTGTATATTAAAACAAGTAATCTTGTTGAAGTAGACGTACTGGAAAATCAG GTTAAAATGTGTCATTTGCCTAGACTTCCACGGCAAAGGGATCTTGTTTCTCAGTTGACTCCAATTCATGCCAGACTTTCAAGTGAAAGTGCAATTGCTAAAAAGCATCCTATACATAGGTGCAACGAAATCCAG GCCGAAATTGCAACTCAGTTTTT
- the LOC131622296 gene encoding uncharacterized protein LOC131622296 — protein sequence MESTTLEEKEAGQKQRRQRCLHDESEVSIGSDWVKQFLDMSDEELYEVVSSDEVKKTINVDDEDDDDCVILDGDPEKEVMHVNDSPNGSDELLVVGEKGQIACRDYPHPRHLCATFPYDSTPHERYCAQCHCYVCDSPAPCLKWGNGLLTTDHCHATDKSATWKTLRKDSKLVKTAPLPVSTNNGAIGNVVNSQHNILPSNIEHLSSNSMLAKLKSRSKALHSRPVNLTTLNQVSHPRPVHLTTQNQATYPRPVHLTTLNQATYPRPVHLTTQNQVSHPHPVHLTTQNQATHPRPVHLTTQNQATYSRPVHLTTQNQVSHPRPVHLTTQNQATYPRSVHLTTQNQATYPRPVHLITQNQATYPRAVYLTTQNQATYLRPVNLTTQNQATYPRPVNLTPQNQASRPITMNACSSQRSKLQNQALRSTEMHSLSVNQSPQNQASRPITMNASNALSSLSSRLQNQGSRSNKTHPLSENLVPHNQASRLITTNAISSLTSSLQNQSRSNNVLGRSTGPSFTIPNGTNNGRYQESGTTLVTNKHPSHAASRMSLGVQSHVIQKNSGHRIGIGNTAATNRVTPLGASGFINRVNPQHGDTNHAQAIDSLPTQPNHSPANETQPCNQSDNSQKVDRYCDIWLSYIAQLNKNKHLNEHQIGSENENIINSGGAVQNVFQQKPDDGGIENEGLLAKDSNTNENISNVENLVSNAKESNTPSSGNSHLSLDEIKHWLLDSN from the exons ATGGAAAGCACGACTTTAGAAGAAAAAGAAGCGGGACAGAAGCAACGACGACAACGTTGTTTGCACGACGAAAGTGAAGTTAGTATCGGTTCTGATTGGGTGAAACAGTTCTTGGATATGTCGGACGAGGAATTATACGAGGTTGTTTCGTCCGATGAAGTGAAAAAAACTATTAAtgtagatgatgaagatgatgatgactgTGTGATTCTTGATGGTGACCCTGAAAAGGAAGTTATGCATGTGAATGATTCTCCTAATGGGTCTGATGAGTTGCTTGTAGTTGGGGAAAAGGGTCAG ATTGCATGCAGAGATTATCCTCATCCGCGGCATCTTTGTGCTACTTTTCCTTATGATTCCACTCCTCATGAGAGATACTGTGCCCAG TGCCACTGTTATGTATGTGACTCTCCGGCACCATGTCTGAAATGGGGCAATGGCCTTTTAACTACAGATCATTGTCATGCAACGGATAAATCTGCGACGTGGAAAACTCTGAGAAAAGATTCCAAGCTGGTTAAGACGGCTCCATTGCCAGTTTCAACCAACAATGGTGCTATAGGTAATGTTGTGAATTCTCAACATAATATTTTGCCCTCTAATATCGAGCATCTGTCTTCAAATTCCATGTTAGCGAAGCTGAAGTCAAGGTCAAAGGCATTGCATTCGCGCCCAGTAAATCTCACCACTCTAAATCAGGTCTCTCATCCCCGCCCAGTACATCTCACAACTCAAAATCAGGCCACTTATCCGCGTCCAGTACATCTCACAACTCTAAATCAGGCCACTTATCCGCGTCCAGTACATCTCACTACTCAAAATCAGGTCTCTCATCCCCATCCAGTACATCTCACAACTCAAAATCAGGCCACTCATCCCCGTCCAGTACATCTCACAACTCAAAATCAGGCCACTTATTCGCGTCCAGTACATCTCACTACTCAAAATCAGGTCTCTCATCCCCGCCCAGTACATCTCACAACTCAAAATCAGGCCACTTATCCGCGCTCAGTACATCTCACAACTCAAAATCAAGCCACTTATCCGCGTCCAGTACATCTCATAACTCAAAATCAGGCCACTTATCCGCGTGCAGTATATCTCACTACTCAAAATCAGGCCACTTATCTGCGCCCAGTAAATCTCACTACTCAAAATCAAGCCACTTATCCACGCCCAGTAAACCTCACTCCTCAAAATCAGGCCTCTCGTCCGATTACCATGAATGCATGCTCTTCACAAAGGTCTAAATTACAGAATCAAGCCTTGAGGTCAACCGAAATGCATTCTCTCTCAGTAAATCAGTCACCTCAAAATCAGGCCTCTCGGCCTATTACAATGAATGCGAGCAATGCATTGTCCTCACTAAGTTCTAGATTACAGAATCAAGGCTCGAGGTCAAACAAAACACATCCACTCTCAGAGAATCTCGTACCTCATAATCAGGCATCTCGGCTAATTACAACGAATGCAATTTCCTCACTAACTTCTAGTTTACAGAATCAGTCCAGGTCAAATAATGTCCTTGGACGCTCCACAGGTCCCAGCTTTACAATCCCAAATGGCACAAACAACGGTAGATATCAAGAATCTGGAACTACGTTGGTGACAAATAAACATCCTTCTCATGCCGCTTCAAGAATGTCTCTAGGTGTACAAAGTCACGTTATCCAAAAGAATTCCGGACATAGAATTGGTATTGGGAACACCGCGGCAACGAACCGTGTTACCCCTCTCGGTGCATCTGGCTTCATCAATCGAGTCAATCCACAACATGGTGATACAAATCATGCCCAAGCAATTGATTCATTGCCGACACAACCAAACCATAGTCCAGCAAATGAAACCCAACCATGTAACCAATCAGATAATAGCCAGAAAGTTGATAGATATTGTGATATTTGGTTGAGTTATATAGCTCAGCTGAACAAAAATAAGCATTTAAATGAGCATCAAATTGGAAGTGAAAATGAAAATATCATCAATAGTGGAGGTGCAGTGCAAAATGTTTTCCAACAGAAACCTGATGATGGTGGGATTGAAAATGAAGGTTTGCTAGCTAAAGACTCAAATACTAATGAAAACATATCTAATGTTGAAAACTTAGTATCTAATGCTAAGGAGTCTAACACTCCATCTTCTGGAAATAGTCACCTGTCATTGGATGAGATCAAGCACTGGCTTCTTGATTCCAATTAG